One genomic region from Zalophus californianus isolate mZalCal1 chromosome 2, mZalCal1.pri.v2, whole genome shotgun sequence encodes:
- the LOC113925746 gene encoding 40S ribosomal protein S15a, producing the protein MVRMNVLADALKSINNAEKRGKRQVLIRPCSKVIVRFLTVMMKHGYIGEFEIIDDHRAGKIVVNLTGRLNKCGVISPRFDVQLKDLEKWQNNLLPSRQFGFIVLTTSAGIMDHEEARRKHTGGKILGFFF; encoded by the coding sequence ATGGTGCGCATGAATGTCCTGGCAGATGCTCTCAAGAGCATTAACAATGCTGAGAAGAGAGGCAAACGCCAGGTTCTTATTAGGCCGTGCTCCAAAGTCATCGTCCGGTTTCTCACTGTGATGATGAAGCATGGTTACATTGGCGAATTTGAAATCATTGATGATCACAGAGCGGGGAAGATTGTTGTGAACCTCACGGGCAGGTTAAACAAGTGTGGAGTGATCAGCCCCAGATTTGATGTACAActgaaagatctagaaaaatggcagaataaccTGCTCCCGTCCCGCCAGTTTGGTTTCATTGTACTGACAACCTCGGCTGGCATCATGGACCATGAAGAAGCAAGACGAAAACACACTGGAGGGAAAatcctgggattctttttctag